A single Crateriforma conspicua DNA region contains:
- a CDS encoding aspartate kinase, producing MSLIVQKFGGTSVADAEKIRAAARKAIRAQRDGHRVVMVVSAMGKNTDTLLTLADQVSSDPPARELDMLLSTGEQVSVALVAMAIDDMGSRAVSLTGGQIGMKTDNSFSKARIQSISTERIERLLDEGNIVVAAGFQGIDDDMNITTLGRGGSDTTAVALAAVLGADACEINTDVDGVYTTDPRLLPEARRVDVISYDEMLELASLGAGVMHSRSIEFAKKFGVPIHVRSSFSDTDGTMIVAESESDSSAVSGAAMTADEARVTVLDVPDVPGKSLQIFSAIADKKIAVDMVVQNVGQDGKADVSFTVPRTELMGTLRAVESVLHHVGATGVTHDDQVSKISVVGNGMVTQTSVASRMFRALADAKVNIQMITTSEIKISALVPRSQAATALRAVHEAFELHRRPSDAKSWSKIKADREVDADVEQVIARLRNDALEALTLTDISMADGQASVTMFGVPDEPGIAANMFETIGNAGIVVDMIVQGFDGEDGSTSVSFTVEESDLEKGLQVAKEICDRHGMRDVRGTKGIAKVMVSGIGLRSHTQVGTVLFRQLADAGINVQMISTSELQVTAVIDSDRAAEAIENLRQAFAVYTGQDDA from the coding sequence ATGTCTCTGATCGTCCAAAAGTTTGGCGGCACCAGTGTCGCCGACGCCGAAAAAATCCGCGCCGCCGCTCGCAAGGCCATCCGAGCTCAACGTGACGGCCATCGTGTCGTGATGGTCGTCAGCGCGATGGGCAAAAACACGGACACCTTGCTGACCTTGGCCGACCAGGTTTCCAGCGACCCGCCGGCGCGGGAACTGGACATGCTGCTCAGCACGGGTGAACAAGTCAGCGTCGCGTTGGTGGCGATGGCGATCGACGACATGGGCAGCCGGGCGGTCAGCCTGACCGGCGGCCAAATTGGGATGAAGACTGACAACAGTTTCAGCAAAGCACGCATCCAATCGATCAGCACCGAGCGAATCGAACGCTTGCTGGACGAAGGCAACATCGTCGTGGCTGCCGGATTCCAAGGCATCGACGACGACATGAACATCACGACCCTGGGACGTGGCGGCAGTGACACGACGGCCGTTGCCTTGGCCGCGGTCTTGGGCGCCGACGCTTGCGAAATCAACACGGACGTCGACGGTGTCTACACGACCGACCCCCGGTTGTTGCCCGAAGCCCGCCGGGTGGACGTGATCAGTTACGACGAAATGCTGGAACTGGCCAGCCTGGGTGCCGGCGTGATGCACAGCCGGTCGATCGAGTTTGCCAAAAAGTTTGGCGTTCCGATCCACGTCCGCAGCAGTTTTTCGGACACCGACGGCACGATGATCGTTGCCGAAAGCGAATCAGACAGCTCCGCGGTCAGCGGTGCGGCCATGACGGCGGACGAAGCCCGCGTGACGGTGCTGGACGTTCCGGATGTTCCCGGCAAGAGCCTGCAAATCTTTTCGGCCATCGCCGACAAAAAGATCGCCGTCGACATGGTGGTTCAAAACGTCGGCCAAGACGGAAAGGCGGACGTGTCCTTCACCGTTCCGCGGACCGAATTGATGGGCACCCTGCGTGCAGTCGAATCGGTCTTGCACCACGTCGGTGCCACCGGCGTCACGCACGACGATCAAGTGTCCAAGATCTCCGTGGTCGGCAACGGCATGGTCACGCAAACATCCGTCGCATCGCGAATGTTCCGCGCCTTGGCCGATGCCAAGGTCAACATCCAGATGATCACGACCAGCGAGATCAAGATCAGCGCGCTTGTGCCGCGCAGCCAAGCCGCCACCGCATTGCGTGCGGTTCACGAGGCGTTCGAATTGCACCGGCGTCCCAGCGACGCGAAATCATGGAGCAAGATCAAAGCGGATCGCGAAGTCGATGCGGACGTCGAACAAGTCATCGCTCGGTTGCGCAACGATGCACTGGAGGCGTTGACGTTGACCGACATCTCCATGGCCGACGGCCAAGCCAGCGTGACCATGTTCGGCGTGCCTGATGAACCGGGAATCGCTGCGAACATGTTCGAAACGATCGGCAATGCGGGCATCGTCGTCGACATGATCGTCCAAGGCTTTGACGGCGAAGACGGATCGACCAGCGTCAGCTTTACGGTCGAAGAATCGGACTTGGAAAAAGGCCTGCAAGTCGCCAAGGAAATCTGTGACCGCCACGGGATGCGGGACGTCCGTGGGACCAAGGGCATCGCCAAAGTGATGGTCAGCGGGATCGGATTGCGCAGCCACACGCAAGTCGGCACCGTGCTGTTCCGCCAACTGGCCGACGCCGGAATTAATGTGCAAATGATCAGCACCAGTGAATTGCAGGTCACCGCGGTGATCGATTCGGACCGCGCCGCCGAAGCGATCGAAAACTTGCGGCAAGCGTTCGCGGTCTACACCGGCCAAGACGACGCCTGA
- a CDS encoding cofactor-independent phosphoglycerate mutase, with translation MKYVIVIPDGCADEPQESLDGRTPLQAANLPAMDRLAAEGTVGTANNTPPEFPAGSEVANLCLLGYDPHQYFTGRAPLEAAAQGIKLDQRDWAIRCNLVTITDQTMIDFTADHVSTEEADALLKSAQEALQGPAGREAYGDIVDGLNFVTGVSYRNLLIFRGSEAMPAPFSPETRSTAPHDLTDLPVTDAFPRGPGSDLLVRLMSDSADLFADHPVNVARVEAGLKPVTHLWLWGLGGAPDLPTFQQRYDVRGAMITAVDLLRGIAALAGWDRIEVEGATGYLDTDYAGKGAAAVQALTDYDVVCVHIEAPDEASHEGRVEAKIEALEHIDQHIVAPLHDALRDQGPYRMLVLPDHPTFCRTKKHTHGVVPLVIAGEGIDADVAKTFDEVAAAESDLSFPKGWDMMDHFMGRS, from the coding sequence ATGAAATATGTGATTGTGATTCCCGACGGGTGTGCCGATGAGCCGCAAGAGTCGCTGGACGGCCGCACTCCGCTCCAGGCCGCGAACCTGCCCGCCATGGATCGGCTGGCCGCCGAAGGAACCGTTGGCACCGCCAACAACACGCCGCCCGAATTTCCGGCCGGAAGCGAAGTCGCCAACCTGTGCCTGCTGGGCTATGACCCACACCAATACTTCACCGGTCGTGCGCCGCTGGAGGCGGCCGCCCAGGGGATCAAGCTGGACCAGCGTGATTGGGCGATCCGCTGCAACCTGGTCACGATCACCGACCAGACGATGATCGACTTCACCGCCGATCATGTGTCGACCGAGGAAGCCGACGCGTTGTTGAAATCGGCCCAGGAAGCGTTGCAGGGCCCGGCCGGTCGGGAAGCCTACGGTGACATCGTCGACGGTCTGAATTTCGTCACCGGCGTCAGCTATCGGAACTTGTTGATTTTCCGTGGCAGCGAAGCGATGCCGGCTCCGTTTTCGCCGGAAACCCGATCGACGGCTCCTCACGACCTGACCGACCTGCCGGTGACCGACGCGTTTCCTCGGGGGCCGGGCAGCGATCTGCTGGTGCGATTGATGAGCGATTCGGCGGACCTGTTTGCCGACCATCCGGTCAACGTTGCGCGGGTGGAAGCCGGTTTGAAACCCGTGACACATCTGTGGCTGTGGGGTCTGGGCGGGGCACCGGACTTGCCCACGTTTCAACAGCGATACGACGTCCGCGGTGCGATGATCACGGCGGTGGATTTGCTGCGGGGCATCGCGGCGCTGGCAGGATGGGATCGGATCGAAGTCGAAGGTGCGACGGGATACCTGGACACCGATTACGCCGGCAAGGGTGCCGCGGCGGTCCAAGCGTTGACCGACTATGACGTCGTCTGCGTCCACATCGAAGCCCCCGATGAAGCTTCGCACGAAGGCCGAGTGGAGGCCAAGATCGAAGCTTTGGAACACATCGATCAACACATCGTCGCGCCGCTGCATGACGCCCTGCGTGACCAGGGGCCTTACCGCATGCTGGTCTTGCCCGACCACCCGACGTTCTGTCGAACCAAGAAACACACCCATGGGGTCGTGCCGCTGGTGATCGCGGGCGAGGGGATCGACGCGGACGTCGCCAAAACCTTCGACGAAGTGGCCGCTGCCGAATCGGATCTATCTTTTCCCAAAGGTTGGGACATGATGGATCACTTCATGGGTCGGTCCTAA